A region of the Chlamydia buteonis genome:
AGTAAATATCTCTGGAGCTGACTGGTCTTATGTATGTAAGCCTGTAGAATACACTATCGTTGTATCCAACCCAGGTGATCTTAAACTTTATGATGTGGTTATAGAAGATACCGCACCTTCAGGAGCTACAATTTTAGAAGCTGCTGGAGCTGAAATCTGCTGTAACAAAGCTGTATGGTGCATCAAAGAGATGTGCCCAGGAGAGACTCTTCAATTTAAAGTTGTTGCTAAAGCACAAAGCCCAGGTAAATTCACAAATCAAGTTGTTGTCAAAACTAACTCCGATTGTGGAACCTGCACTTCTTGTGCAGAAGCTACAACCCATTGGAAAGGTCTTGCAGCTACTCATATGTGCGTAATCGATACTAATGATCCTATTTGCGTAGGGGAAAATACTGTATACCGTATTTGTGTGACAAACCGCGGTTCTGCAGAAGATACTAACGTCTCGTTAATCCTTAAGTTTTCTAAGGAGTTGCAACCCGTTTCTTCTTCAGGCCCAACAAAAGGAACCATTACAGGTAATACAGTAGTATTTGATGCTCTGCCTAAATTAGGTTCTAAGGAATCTGTAGAGTTTTCTGTAACATTAAAAGGGATTGCCCCAGGAGATGCACGAGGAGAGGCTATTCTTTCTTCAGATACCTTAACGGTACCTGTTGCCGATACAGAAAATACGCACGTTTATTAATCTTTTAAGTTTCTTTTTTGAAGGATTTGTAAACGAAAAAGCCGTCCTAGAATTTTCTAGGACGGCTTTTTTGTTTCTCTTTGTCATCATTACTATTTTCTGTGGATCCATTCTAGGAAATATTACAAAATTAAATTAAAAATTTTAATTAATACCTGGGTAGGTTAAACTCTTTCGTCTTAATGTGTTTAGATAAGGAGTTTTCGGATGTCGGGTGACAACGCAAATAGTGTAGATGGGGATGTTACAAATCTAATCCGACCAGGATTAGATCAGGTAATACAAGATGAAGGGGTGCAGGTTAGTTTGATTAATTCTGTACTAGGTTGGTGTAGAATACACATAATAAACCCAATAAAATCATCAAAAATCGTACGATCAAGAGCATTCCAAATTACTATGATAGTACTTGGAATTATCTTACTTATAGCTGGTTTAGCTTTAACATTTGTATTGCAGGGGCAGTTGGGAAGAAATGCTTTCTTATTCTTGATCCCTGCGGTTATTGGTTTGGTTAAGTTGCTAGCAACTTCAGTGTTTATGGAAAAGCCTTGTACTCCAGAGAAATGGCGTTTATGCAAACGTCTATTGGCAACAACTGAAGATATTTTAGATGATGGTCAGATTAACCAA
Encoded here:
- a CDS encoding cysteine-rich outer membrane protein, with the translated sequence MSGDNANSVDGDVTNLIRPGLDQVIQDEGVQVSLINSVLGWCRIHIINPIKSSKIVRSRAFQITMIVLGIILLIAGLALTFVLQGQLGRNAFLFLIPAVIGLVKLLATSVFMEKPCTPEKWRLCKRLLATTEDILDDGQINQSNIIFTMASSEATTASAS